In Puniceicoccaceae bacterium, one DNA window encodes the following:
- a CDS encoding S41 family peptidase, whose protein sequence is MEKRCQVYSLATLCCLVVCNLLIATCDHLLSPHRLRLSLALAVTVLMSLLALASSVQPLSSTSHLTEEGVDRFPLKAILEALETQYPFPEHELRKWQSLRSNLIEEASTVRTRSAFANAVQQAFQSLGISHLRLYDELYTNTDEIQARGRSHTGIRFQWIEDHWYVAGLQQTSGRTGISLEPGDEVTHLNGRRLPSVQQGASVQTLASTPLLNFGPNGDTWKIRARKPSGQSFEATGTYTTWYGRWSRSIGNLDSLPFEFDSRREGNIHILRFTAFVYDLLPEIRKALLELPDDVGLILDLRGNPGGMGLMANALAGLLTDHAFQLGTLNLKQGWIGFFADPQPGAFLGPVAILIDAFSASTSEIFALGLQEAGRARLFGQPSMGAALPSKWLKLEGNWSLQLPVATYLSAEGHTIEGTGVRPDTTIVTTREDLRNKRDATLEAAIHWIRSQLQSPQADNKVTPMPSVVPSMPIPQESFQSEA, encoded by the coding sequence ATGGAAAAGCGTTGCCAGGTTTATTCCCTGGCAACGCTTTGTTGTTTAGTCGTGTGCAACCTATTGATAGCGACCTGCGATCACCTGCTGTCCCCACATCGATTGCGGCTCAGTCTGGCCCTGGCTGTGACAGTGCTGATGAGTTTGCTCGCGCTGGCATCCTCAGTTCAACCACTCTCGTCCACCTCACATCTGACCGAGGAAGGCGTTGATCGTTTCCCGCTGAAAGCCATTCTCGAAGCCCTCGAAACACAATATCCCTTCCCTGAGCATGAACTCCGCAAATGGCAGTCCCTTCGCAGCAATCTCATCGAAGAGGCCTCCACAGTACGAACTCGCAGTGCATTCGCCAACGCCGTTCAACAGGCGTTCCAGTCGCTCGGCATCAGCCACTTGCGGCTGTATGATGAGCTATACACTAACACCGACGAGATCCAAGCCCGCGGACGCTCTCATACTGGCATCCGTTTCCAATGGATCGAGGACCATTGGTATGTTGCAGGGTTGCAGCAAACTTCTGGTCGCACAGGCATCTCTCTCGAACCGGGAGACGAAGTCACCCACCTGAATGGTCGGCGACTGCCATCTGTGCAGCAAGGAGCCTCCGTGCAAACACTCGCCTCCACTCCCCTGCTCAACTTTGGTCCAAATGGCGATACGTGGAAAATCCGCGCCAGGAAGCCTTCAGGCCAGTCCTTCGAAGCAACGGGCACATACACGACCTGGTACGGGCGCTGGTCGCGCTCCATCGGAAATCTCGATTCTCTGCCGTTCGAGTTCGATTCGCGCAGAGAGGGCAACATCCACATCCTGCGTTTCACCGCATTTGTCTATGACCTGCTTCCGGAAATACGGAAAGCCCTGCTCGAACTTCCCGATGATGTCGGACTCATCCTCGACCTTCGCGGAAACCCGGGTGGAATGGGCTTGATGGCGAATGCCCTCGCAGGTTTGTTGACCGATCACGCATTCCAGCTGGGCACCCTGAATCTGAAGCAGGGATGGATTGGATTTTTTGCGGACCCTCAGCCCGGTGCCTTTCTGGGTCCGGTCGCCATTCTCATCGATGCATTCAGCGCATCCACCAGCGAAATCTTTGCACTCGGACTCCAGGAAGCGGGGCGAGCACGTCTGTTCGGACAGCCGAGCATGGGGGCAGCCCTGCCATCCAAATGGCTCAAACTTGAAGGGAACTGGTCATTGCAACTCCCAGTTGCCACCTATCTCAGTGCGGAGGGGCACACCATTGAGGGAACCGGGGTTCGTCCCGATACAACCATTGTCACCACTCGCGAGGATCTGAGGAATAAACGGGATGCAACCCTCGAAGCGGCCATACACTGGATTCGCAGCCAACTGCAAAGTCCGCAAGCTGACAACAAAGTCACCCCAATGCCATCGGTAGTACCATCAATGCCAATTCCCCAGGAATCGTTTCAAAGCGAAGCTTGA
- a CDS encoding 6-phosphofructokinase: MSEELIGNCLIAQSGGPTTVINASLAGAVSEALNHECIEEIYGGMNGILGILNEELIDLADESQQTIRGLRHTPASALGTCRFKLKQSQDFDRVLEVFQAHNIRYFFYIGGNDSQDSANKISKLAQERGYELRVIGIPKTVDNDLVGTDHCPGYGSVIKYVSTLVRETSKDIEGMGQHDLVFVLEVMGRTAGWIAAGSSLAKHRDDPNSPPHLIYLPEVPFSAEKYLEDVQKVLQKQKYCFVVVGEGLVDEDGNYISTTSAAADAFGHSQLGGSGEYLATLAEERLGVKARSARPGHTQRAAVHCSSQTDNDEAFMAGQAAVIAAVKGETDKMVTLTRAESDQYRCETSLIPLDEVANGVKHLPKNWINEDGVTMNFNFFRYASPLIQGEVQVPYEKGLPSFVKLSGSRIAKKLPAYQ; this comes from the coding sequence ATGTCTGAAGAACTTATCGGAAACTGTTTAATCGCACAATCGGGGGGGCCTACCACCGTGATCAACGCCAGTCTGGCGGGTGCGGTGTCCGAAGCACTCAACCACGAGTGTATCGAAGAAATTTATGGGGGCATGAACGGCATCCTCGGCATTCTCAACGAAGAGCTGATCGATCTGGCCGACGAATCCCAGCAAACCATTCGCGGGCTGCGTCACACGCCAGCTTCCGCACTTGGCACTTGTCGTTTCAAACTGAAGCAATCGCAGGATTTTGACCGGGTGCTCGAAGTGTTTCAGGCACACAACATCCGCTATTTCTTCTACATTGGCGGCAACGATTCACAGGACTCCGCCAATAAAATCTCAAAGTTGGCACAGGAGCGTGGATACGAACTGCGCGTCATCGGCATCCCCAAAACCGTCGACAACGATCTCGTGGGGACCGATCACTGCCCGGGCTACGGAAGCGTGATCAAATACGTTTCCACACTGGTGCGCGAAACCTCCAAGGATATTGAAGGAATGGGTCAGCACGATCTCGTGTTTGTGCTCGAAGTCATGGGACGCACGGCAGGATGGATTGCTGCGGGTTCTTCGCTCGCCAAACACCGCGATGACCCCAACAGTCCGCCACACCTGATCTACTTGCCCGAAGTTCCTTTCTCCGCCGAAAAATACCTCGAAGATGTTCAGAAGGTTCTGCAAAAACAAAAATACTGCTTCGTCGTGGTAGGCGAAGGTCTCGTCGATGAAGACGGCAACTACATCTCCACCACCAGTGCTGCTGCTGATGCGTTCGGTCATAGCCAGCTGGGGGGTTCCGGCGAATACCTTGCGACTCTCGCTGAGGAGCGTTTGGGCGTCAAGGCGCGCTCCGCACGCCCGGGTCACACTCAGCGCGCTGCCGTGCACTGCTCGAGCCAAACTGACAATGATGAAGCATTCATGGCAGGTCAGGCCGCCGTCATCGCTGCAGTCAAAGGAGAGACCGACAAAATGGTCACACTCACCCGTGCCGAATCGGACCAATACCGTTGCGAAACCAGTCTGATACCGCTCGACGAAGTTGCCAATGGTGTGAAACACCTGCCCAAAAATTGGATCAACGAGGACGGCGTGACGATGAATTTCAACTTTTTCCGGTATGCAAGTCCATTGATTCAGGGAGAGGTTCAGGTTCCCTACGAAAAAGGATTGCCTTCCTTTGTGAAGCTCAGTGGATCGCGCATTGCGAAAAAGCTGCCGGCCTACCAGTAA
- the glgA gene encoding glycogen synthase GlgA has translation MKILMVAPEVVPFSKVGGLADVAGALPLELTRMGHDVRIVCPKYSFIRPESSWKAHEQALHVYLGREVRFCQVWETRLADEATPVYLLEHDAYFDVPTVYSDDYREYEREGYRFAFFSRASLDLCHFLDWIPDVIHCHDWTTGLVPAHLNTRELGKPLGKTASVLTIHNLQFQGIFHYDVLPYSGLPMSLFKADGLECYGRVNYMKGAIYHSQKVTTVSPTYAHEIQTAEFGFGLQNTLKFKASDLIGIVNGVDLSEWNPATDRHLPAPFSKDDLSGKRAAKQALQEAFGLEVDPGKPIFVMVTRMFSQKGLDVLLQAAPRVMEEMHVQIAILGSGDAQLEHGFRMLAERFPGRVGAYIGYNNPLAHLTYAGGDFLLMPSRFEPCGLSQMYAMAYGTLPVVRSTGGLVDTVQQYEEGKGIGTGFKFDHLTVDALYYTMGWACATFYDRKEELTQLQRNAMQQDFSWKLPAKQYEQVYAWAVEARTGVYPL, from the coding sequence ATGAAGATCCTGATGGTCGCACCCGAGGTGGTGCCGTTTTCAAAAGTTGGAGGACTGGCTGACGTGGCCGGGGCACTTCCGCTGGAACTCACTCGCATGGGGCATGATGTTCGCATTGTCTGCCCGAAGTATTCCTTCATTCGTCCCGAATCGAGCTGGAAGGCACACGAGCAAGCGCTGCACGTCTATCTCGGCAGAGAAGTGCGGTTTTGTCAGGTCTGGGAGACCCGGCTGGCAGACGAGGCTACTCCGGTTTATTTGCTGGAACACGATGCCTACTTTGACGTGCCGACGGTGTATTCTGATGACTATCGTGAATACGAGCGCGAGGGTTACCGCTTTGCATTTTTCAGCCGTGCGAGCCTCGATCTCTGTCATTTTCTCGACTGGATTCCGGACGTCATTCACTGTCATGACTGGACAACCGGACTGGTGCCAGCCCATCTGAATACCCGTGAGCTGGGAAAACCCCTGGGGAAGACAGCATCGGTGTTGACGATTCACAATCTTCAGTTTCAGGGCATTTTTCATTATGACGTATTGCCGTACAGCGGACTGCCCATGAGCCTGTTCAAGGCTGATGGGCTGGAGTGCTATGGCCGGGTGAACTACATGAAGGGTGCCATCTATCACTCCCAGAAGGTGACAACCGTCAGCCCGACCTACGCCCATGAAATTCAGACTGCTGAGTTTGGGTTTGGGTTGCAGAACACGTTGAAATTCAAGGCATCGGACCTCATTGGTATCGTCAATGGTGTGGATTTGTCGGAGTGGAATCCGGCGACAGACCGCCATTTGCCAGCTCCGTTCTCGAAGGACGACCTTTCGGGAAAACGTGCGGCAAAACAGGCGCTGCAGGAAGCCTTTGGACTCGAAGTGGATCCGGGTAAGCCGATCTTTGTCATGGTGACCCGCATGTTCAGCCAAAAGGGACTTGATGTGCTGCTGCAGGCTGCTCCTCGTGTGATGGAAGAAATGCACGTGCAGATCGCGATTTTGGGAAGCGGGGATGCTCAACTCGAGCACGGATTTCGGATGCTGGCCGAGCGCTTCCCCGGACGCGTTGGGGCCTACATTGGCTACAACAATCCCCTGGCCCACCTCACCTATGCTGGTGGGGATTTTCTCTTGATGCCCAGCCGCTTCGAACCCTGTGGACTGAGCCAGATGTATGCGATGGCCTATGGCACCCTGCCGGTTGTTCGCTCCACAGGTGGACTGGTTGACACCGTGCAGCAATATGAGGAGGGCAAGGGCATCGGCACGGGTTTCAAATTTGATCACCTGACAGTGGATGCCCTTTATTACACGATGGGATGGGCCTGTGCGACCTTTTACGACCGAAAAGAGGAACTCACCCAGCTGCAGCGTAACGCGATGCAGCAGGATT